TATAGGGACATCTTATGTCCCGGTATGACATATTATGTCCCGCAGTGCCATAAAAAATTCCTCCCGCGCCATTTTCATTATAGCAGGAGGACGATAGCCGTTCAACTGTTTTGCGCCCGCCGCAACCGTTTTCTCACCGCTTCTTTTTCAATCGCTCCCCAGCCGATTTCTTCGCCATCCAATTCCACAACCGGGATCATCAGCTGATATTTTTCCAGCAGTTCATCATCTTTGTAAATATCAATTTCTTCCAGCGTAAACGAATAGTCCGCCCGCAGCTCCGTCAAAACGGCTTTCGCTTTGTCGCAGAGCGGGCAATTGGTTTTCGT
Above is a window of Geobacillus thermoleovorans DNA encoding:
- a CDS encoding glutaredoxin family protein; the protein is MHIRLYTKTNCPLCDKAKAVLTELRADYSFTLEEIDIYKDDELLEKYQLMIPVVELDGEEIGWGAIEKEAVRKRLRRAQNS